One genomic window of Sodaliphilus pleomorphus includes the following:
- the nuoL gene encoding NADH-quinone oxidoreductase subunit L: protein MSFDLSILVLAIPLFMFLFLGIAGVKMGKKATGWIGTASMLVTLVICYGIALTYFFGTPLVNGVHATIIPYNWDWLSFSSKLVARLGVLIDPISAMMLVVVSTVSFLVHLFSIGYMSDEAGKPEKGFQRYYAFLQLFTFSMLGLVVSTNIFQMFIFFEMVGVSSYLLIGFYYTSPAAIHASKKAFIVTRLADLFFLLGVIVISYYTGTLDFFKDSSHNVVASLLDNPQSTIAACTGSFMGCSAIAWSLTMIFIGGAGKSAMYPLHIWLPDAMEGPTPVSALIHAATMVVAGVFLVARMFPVYVLNPAVMNTILVVGAFTAFYAAAVACVQSDIKRALAFSTISQIAYMMTALAVSTSMTGEGSLGYMASQFHLFTHAMFKALLFLCAGSIIHCIGSNENDQMHGLHKYMPITSICFLIGCLAISGIPPFAGFFSKDEIIVACFHKNVGWGIWMMLVAGMTAFYMFRTYYLIFFWKKHDTPAGKHAPHDMPWTMTLPLIILAAVSCVAGFVPAHDMVTANGAPLETHTEWPVAIASICVAVVGIGLATALYYKENNVPTRMKNAALGLWTAAYHRFYMDEFYQFITHKIIFQAICKPIAWFDRHIIDGFMNLLADGTNSISYSIRKLQGGAIQSYVYVYLMGALAIAIVTMLCVLI, encoded by the coding sequence ATGTCTTTCGATTTATCTATACTCGTCTTGGCTATCCCGCTGTTCATGTTCCTGTTTTTGGGCATTGCGGGTGTGAAAATGGGCAAGAAGGCCACGGGCTGGATAGGCACAGCCTCGATGCTGGTCACCCTGGTCATCTGCTATGGCATAGCCCTGACCTATTTCTTCGGCACGCCGCTGGTCAACGGCGTGCATGCCACGATTATCCCCTACAATTGGGACTGGCTCAGTTTCTCAAGCAAGCTAGTGGCACGCCTGGGCGTGCTCATCGACCCCATCTCGGCCATGATGCTCGTCGTGGTGTCGACAGTTTCGTTTCTGGTGCACCTGTTCAGCATTGGCTACATGAGCGACGAGGCCGGCAAGCCCGAAAAGGGCTTCCAGCGCTACTACGCCTTCTTGCAGCTCTTCACGTTCTCTATGCTGGGTCTGGTGGTTTCGACCAATATTTTCCAGATGTTTATCTTCTTTGAGATGGTGGGCGTTTCGTCCTACTTGCTCATTGGCTTCTACTACACTTCGCCAGCAGCCATTCATGCCTCTAAGAAGGCTTTCATCGTCACCCGCTTGGCCGACCTCTTCTTCCTGCTGGGCGTGATTGTGATAAGCTACTACACAGGCACACTCGACTTCTTCAAAGACTCGAGCCACAATGTGGTGGCCAGCCTGCTCGACAATCCGCAGTCGACCATCGCTGCGTGCACGGGCTCCTTCATGGGTTGTTCGGCCATAGCCTGGTCGCTCACCATGATATTCATAGGCGGTGCCGGCAAGTCGGCCATGTACCCCCTGCACATTTGGCTGCCCGACGCCATGGAAGGCCCCACTCCTGTGTCGGCCCTGATACATGCCGCCACCATGGTTGTGGCAGGTGTGTTCCTGGTGGCGCGCATGTTCCCCGTCTATGTGCTTAATCCTGCCGTTATGAACACCATCCTTGTGGTGGGTGCCTTCACTGCATTCTATGCTGCTGCCGTGGCTTGCGTGCAGAGCGACATCAAGCGTGCCCTGGCCTTCTCCACAATATCGCAGATTGCCTACATGATGACTGCCCTGGCAGTGAGCACGAGCATGACAGGCGAGGGCTCGCTGGGCTACATGGCCAGCCAGTTCCACCTGTTCACTCACGCCATGTTCAAGGCTCTGCTCTTCTTGTGCGCAGGCTCAATCATTCACTGCATCGGCAGCAACGAGAACGACCAGATGCACGGCCTGCACAAGTACATGCCCATCACGAGCATCTGCTTCCTCATTGGCTGCCTGGCCATCTCGGGCATCCCGCCCTTTGCCGGCTTCTTCAGCAAGGACGAGATTATCGTGGCCTGCTTCCACAAGAATGTGGGCTGGGGCATCTGGATGATGCTTGTGGCTGGCATGACGGCCTTCTACATGTTCCGCACCTATTATCTCATCTTCTTCTGGAAAAAACATGACACGCCCGCTGGCAAGCATGCTCCCCACGACATGCCCTGGACCATGACCCTGCCGCTCATCATCTTGGCAGCTGTGTCGTGCGTGGCTGGTTTTGTGCCTGCCCACGACATGGTCACGGCCAACGGCGCTCCGCTCGAGACCCACACCGAGTGGCCCGTCGCTATAGCCAGCATCTGCGTGGCTGTGGTGGGCATAGGCCTGGCCACTGCCTTGTACTACAAGGAGAACAACGTGCCCACGCGCATGAAGAATGCTGCCCTGGGCCTCTGGACTGCCGCCTACCACCGCTTCTACATGGACGAGTTCTATCAGTTCATCACCCACAAGATTATCTTCCAAGCCATCTGCAAGCCCATTGCATGGTTTGACCGTCACATCATCGACGGCTTCATGAATCTGCTGGCCGACGGCACCAACTCTATCAGCTACTCGATACGCAAGTTGCAAGGCGGCGCCATCCAGTCCTATGTGTATGTTTACTTGATGGGTGCTCTCGCCATCGCAATTGTCACCATGCTGTGTGTGTTAATCTAA